DNA sequence from the Xyrauchen texanus isolate HMW12.3.18 chromosome 32, RBS_HiC_50CHRs, whole genome shotgun sequence genome:
GCcaaggtggagaaagagaagcaTGCCACTGAAAACAAGGTGAGCTCTACTAAGGAAATATGAAGGTATTCAGCTATACTGTGAAGTCTGTGAACATAATCATAGGACCTTTCCATAGGTGAAGAATCTGATAGAAGAGATGACAGCTTTGGATGAAACAATTCTGAAGCTTACCAAAGAGAAGAAGGCCCTACAGGAGAGTCACCAGCAGACTCTGGATGACTTGCAGTCTGAGGAAGACAAAGTCAACACTCTGACTAAGGCCAAAGCTAAGTTGGAGCAGCAAGTAGATGATGTAAGTCAATATGTTGGATAAATCAGGAGTTTTCAAACGGGGATCCGGACTAATCAATTGTATTGAAAATGTTTGTCATCATATTTGTATAATAAAAGTTTGAAAACTCCTGGGATAAATATTAACAGATCACTGGAGGTATTCAAGCAATCAGTAATACACTATAATCACCTGTTTTAGTTGGAGGAGTCTTTGGAGCAGGAAAAGAAATTACGGATGGACTTGGAAAGGGTCAAACGCAAGCTCGAAGGCGATCTGAAACTGGCCATGGAATCTCTTATGGACCTTGAAAATGACAAGCAGCAATTAGAAGAAAAGCTAAAGAAGTAAGATTAGAATGAAAGAATGCCATATTTTGAACTGTTCTTCTTCAGTCAGCGTAAAAACAAagttgttcttttttgtttttgtagaaaAGATTTTGAAATGAACCAGATCAGCTCAAAAATTGAAGATGAGCAAGTCTTAATTATCCAGCTTCAGAAGAAGATCAAGGAATTGCAGGTACATTAAACAAGGCCTTATAGCTCTAATAAAAAGCACTAAAAGTGTCTCTCTCTATCAGAACAATAAATGTTCTTTCACTTTGCTCCCAGGCTCGTATTGAGGAGCTCGAGGAGGAACTGGAAGCAGAGCGTTCCACCCGAGCGAAGATGGAAAAACAGCGAGGCGATGTGTCCAAAGAGCTGGAGGAGCTCTGCGAGCGTCTTGAGGAAGCTGGAGGTGCCACCTCTTCCCAAATAGAGATGAACAAGAAACGGGAGGCAGACTTTCTTAAACTGCGCCGTAACCTAGAGGAGTCCATGTTGCACCATGAGGCTATGACTGCTGCATTGCGCAAGAAGCACGCAGACAGCGTGGCTGAGCTGAGTGAGCAAATCGACAGCCTTCAGCGTGTCAAACAGAAGCTGGAGAAGGAGAGAAGTGAGGCCAAGATGGAAGCCGATGACCTCACCTCTAATTTAGAGCAGCTGGCAAAGAGCAAGGTGGAAAATATGACCAACGTTGCATAGCATTCCCATATTCTGATCTAATTTAACTAGCATTAAATTAGCATTGACAGTTACTCTGAGATTTCATTCAGAAGCTGATTTTAATTCAGAagctgagctcaattttgaaacTATGTCAGATGGTGGGATTTTGCTCGCTGACATTTTGGATATCCTGTTACAGGCTAACACTGAGAAAATGTGTCGCCTGTATGAGGATCAGATGAATGAGTCAAAAGCCAAAGCAGAAGAGCTTCAAAGACAACTCAGTGACACCAACACACTGCGAGCCCGTGCTCAGACTGAAAGTGGTACACAAACAAATTACTCCTTTACTGACCAAATTCAACCCTTAAGACCACATgaattaaaaaattttgttttggtCCATGTCTTTTAGCCAggaggccatctatatgctagtgtactcaaAATAGCTTTTAGTGGATATACGCATTTCTATTTACAGTCTTCCTCTTCCAGGAAAACGAACCAAAAATACTGATACCCCCTTAGAGAACAGGAAGGGAATCATGTTCTcgtaaatagttttgtgttccctcgcaattaaATTATCCTTTTctaatgaaaatgaaacattattttatttcaacAACCATAGTTTAACTACATTTACCATGGTCTTACTACAGTATCTTTATTTTAACCATAAAAACCATGAACTATATTGAAGGGCTGGTccctatgtttttatttataaaccaTGCTCAATTTTTTTAAATCGAGGCAACCCAAAATATTTGCAAGGGATGCAAAACTgtttgtgagggaaagcaaaactatataaaaaaattatctaccCCCTGTTCTCTGAGTGGCTAAATTACAATCAGAAATACAGCAACACTGTAAAGAAAACTGCTTgtcaagcaatttcatggggtcttttaaAAGAACTACTGAGGCATCCATACATTGACGATGAGACAGCTAGTGTCCCTGCTAACTATAGGCCTATTTTACATGATTTTACAGCCGAACTGGGCAGAAAGCTGGAAGAACATGAAACTCTGGTGTCTCAACTGCAGCGCACTAAGAACTTCCTCAGCCAGAACATCGAGGAGCTTAAGAAACAACTAGATGAAGAAACCAAAGTAAGGGACACTGAGGAGAAATGCCAATTCTGCCCTCATGCCACAATGACCTTGACATTTGACAAAGGCTCAATCGTGTTGTTTTGGCATCTGCTCCTTTCAGTCAAAGAATGCCTTGGCCCATGCCCTGCAGTCATCCAGGCATGATTGTGATCTACTGAGGGAGCAGTATGATGAAGAGCAAGAGGCCAAATCCGAGCTGCAGCGTGCCCTGTCCAAGGCCAATGCTGAGGTTGCCCAATGGAGGACCAAGTATGAGACAGATGCCATTCAGAAGACAGAGGAACTGGAGGAAGCAAAGTGAGTGTGTGAAGTGCACAGAAAATGATGGCTTTGTGGTGCAATcttaatcattaatttttttacttgacaGGAAGAAGTTGGCTGTCCGTCTCCAAGAGGCTGAGGACCAAGTTGAAGCATCAAATGCCAAGTGCTCCTCCCTTGAAAAGACCAAACATCGGCTGCAGTCGGAGATTGAGGATCTGGTAGTAGATCTGGAGCGCTCTAATGCAGCTGCTGCTGCCTTGGATAAGAAGCAGAGGCAATTTGACAAGATTCTTGCTGAATGGAGGCAGAAGTATGAGGAGTGCCAGTCTGAGTTGGAATCTTCACAGAAGGAATCTCGGAATCTGAGCACTGAGCTGTTTAAACTCAAGAACTCGTATGAGGAGGCTCTGGACCATCTGGAGAGTATCAAACGAGAGAATAAAAATCTTCAGGGTATGATTTCAATTGTTTAATGAATTGTGGTTTAGAGAGAAAATCAGTATTACTGTCAAAGATGCAAACTCTGATTGATAAATGCCTTTTGTTCCTGACAGAGGAGATTTCCGACCTGACTGACCAAATCAGCCAGGGTGGGAAGACCATTCATGAGCTCGAGAAGATCAAGAAGGGCTTGGATTTAGAGAAGAGTGAGATTAAAGCAGCACTAGAGGAGGCTGAGGTAAGTCTCTTTTTCGCCACTGTAAACTTTTGACATGGTAACTGAAATGTGAATTGTTTTTAGATTTATAAACAATTGACTTCACTTGGACAAATTCAAATAAGAGACTCAAGACAACAAAAGTCCTGGTTTCTACAGGGAGAAATACCTTCTCTGATCACCACAACACATTTTAGATAAAAAGGAGGGggtaattatgttggcttgacaatgccaacatactgttattttaCAAACATTATTTAGTTTTTCCCAAAATCCCTAAATTCAGCCAAAACTTTCTAACATTAACTCTTCCAAGAAAatatccaccaaacttggcacagaccttcagaccaTTCTGGAATAGTGTtctatgtcttttctaactgatttgAAAAATGGTTTTAACACAGCGGACAATCAAATATtgcatagacttacattgacagaatgcTCAAATGGGCCAacggaatgctcgttaattcaaactccaactcccaaaaattcaaatgtaaacaaacccacaaaaggcctTTAGGCCACATCAAAGTCAATCCACAGTCAGCCATCTTTGctcttgggaggctatttccagtctgACAGTGcagttcctatctacttgaatggggaaagattgAATTATCCTAAACTGATGATCaatattatgatcaaagaacatagttcaaatcagcagtaaaatctgagaaAACTGGAATTATAAATAGTGCCTCTTTTCCTCAAATTATGCTAAAAAACTAATTTTTCCCAGCTTATATAGCTAATGTGTATGTACTTCTTGGTGATGTCTTTATCTAAacagtgattggctcttttacctgtaaggtgggacttcctttataAATCTGTTGAAATGCTGGCtggcattgggcattccaatttctcccattcatttgaatagaggtggcccatctctgctaaataatctctggctaCGTCcacactaaaatatttttgttttaaaaatgcattcattttgctatgtttacatcTCTCATCCACTCTGGAATGGCACTGAAAACagagacttttgaaaatgctttCCATAAATGCATCCTTAAAAAACTATGAGGTTTAGAAACAAAGAAAGTTTTCAATAGATAACTATAATGGTCTATCTGACTTTCTACCCTATGTGTCAGTCTGTCTGACAATCTATCTGTAACGTTTGCAGGAAGGAGTCGAGAGAAAAAGGACCTAGATGCAGGCTATTTAATAAAAAcgtacatttaaaataaacatcaaatcGAAAATAAAACAAACGTTACATCCATGAATGgaaaacaactgacaaagaacccaagggattaaatacacaagaaccaatgaaacaTAAGACAACGACAAAAACTACAAAACCCATAATCAACACACAAGACAGGCAGGgaaacaattaacaaaaatggCGACCCCTAGTGGTCACCAGGGTAATCGTGACACTATCTATCTAGCTGGCTGTTTGTCATCCAAAGCCTGTATATCCATCAAAATTCcaacttttaaaactagtttaaactttccaaaaatctttgtcaagccaaaatttgacaaactttacctacaGTATCTATTTCCCTATTGAAATGGGCATTTACAGAAAGAATTCAGAAAGTTGTGTCTTTTTAAGATCCATGGTCATGCAGTATAACAGAATTGACAGTatttttattaatcttggtaaatgtgatttttattacatatactaatatttttttactttaaaagttgCATATGTTTTCATTagttatgaactaacatgaacaaacaatgaacaaaagtttatttattaacaaaagttttgttaattttttagtTCATAATACCAAATGAATTaaagttaacaaatagaaccttttaCCTTATTTTTTATCCCAGGGTACTCTGGAGCATGAAGAGAGTAAGACTCTTCGTATACAGTTAGAGCTCAACCAGATCAAAGCAGACATTGACAGGAAGCAGGCCGAGAAAGATGAGGAAATTGACAATCTGCGGTGAGTTCTGCCagataaaatgcaaataataaagagAGTCATGACTAGTGACAAGACCATCATTTTTACCTTAAGGCCTCTTAACTTTTTACTCACCATTATCACCTACTCTAGGCGTAACCATCAGCGTGCCATAGAATCCATGCAAGCCAGCCTTGATGCAGAAGCCAAATCCCGTAATGAAGCCATCAGGGTGAAGAAGAAGATGGAGGGAGACCTGAATGAGATGGAGGTTCAGCTGAACCATGCAAATCGTCTGGCAACCGAGTCCCAAAAAATGGTCCGTAATCTGCAGACACAGATCAAGGTAAATCCcaaatgcattttattataaTGTACATATCAAATGTTCATTTTGATGACGGTGCAAAATATCTTCAAAATCTTACAATCATCAATTCAGCTGTTTTGTTTTAGAACCCACTTTGCTTTAAATTTAAAGGACCTCCAGATAGAGCTAGATGAGACTGTTCACCAGAATGAAGATCTAAAAGAACAGGCTGCCGTTACTGAACGCAGGAATAACCTTATGACTGCTGAGGTGGAAGAACTGAGAAGCCAGCTGGAGCAGAACGACCGTGTCCGCAAACTAGCAGAGTTTGAGCTCCTGGAGACCACAGAGAGGGTCAACCTGCTGCATTCCCAGGTAACTATCAATGGGCGAATCTCACATTAATCAATTTTCGACATTCTTTTAAGTAACATAGTTACGACATAAATGGATCCTCCCACGGTTTGTTCCCCTTGGCATGCTCAATGGGAGGGTTGTAATGCActactattttatatttttctataaaGCTTTTCTGGAACAATATGTTTTGTAAAAAAGCACTATTCAAATAAAACCGAACTGAATTTCTCCAAATCATTTTCAATAATCCTTTCTGCCTCTCCAGAACACATCATTGCTCAATCAAAAGAAAAAGCTGGAGAGTGATCTTTCCATGTTGTCTAGCGAGGCCGATGATGCTATGCAAGAGAGCCGAAATGCAGAAGAGAAAGCCAAAAAGGCCATCACTGATGCAAGTTGCTTATTTCTCTCGAAGAGGTAAAGCTAGTGTTGTGTATTGTATTATAGAGGGAATTAAAACTGATGCTTTGAACATGCAGGCTGCCATGATGGCAGAAGAGCTCAAGAAAGAACAAGACACCAGCGCTCATCTGGAACGCATGAAGAAGAACATGGAGCAGACCATCAAAGATCTGCAGATGCGTTTGGATGAGGCTGAGCAGATTGCTCTAAAAGGGGGCAAGAAGCAAATACAAAAATTGGAAAGCAAGGTGACAAGGACACAAACATAGATATACAGGAGGATTTTTGTCAACatgcataaaatgcatacattgATTTTTTTGGTTCCACGTTTGAATAGGGAGGGGGCTTTGAGAAACATAATACGTGAAAAGGCATTTGCTTCATGCTtcaatttacatttgcatttttttatttttctcaaggTGAGAGACCTGGAGAATGAGCTGGATTCTGAGCAGAAAAAAAGCAACGAGTTCCAGAAGGGAGTCCGCAAATATGAGCGTAGAATTAAGGAGCTCACCTACCAGGTACAACATCTAGACTCCCTTTGATGGAGCTTATATCAAACAAGAGATTTCAAATCAATTGGCAATTGTGCACGAGTTGCACTACTCTGAAAGAGTAAAGTATATGGCGCCACCTGCTGTTTCTGCAGACTGAGGAGGACAGGAAGAACATGGCCCGGCTCCAGGAGCTTATAGACAAGCTACAGGCAAAAGTGAAGACCTACAAGAGGCAAGCAGAGGAGGCGGTGAGTCTTAAATGTAATATATGTGTTAAATCACATCCACCATAATGTATGACACATCACCAGTGATGATTTCTGCTGATTGGATTGTAGGAGGAACAAGCCAATACCAACTTGACCAAGTACAAGAAGATCCAGCATGAACTGGATGATGCAGAGGAACGAGCCGATATCGCTGAGTCTCAAGTGAATAAGCTGCGTACACGTACCAGAGACCCGGGCAACAAGGCCAGTCCTAAGGCATGTAGCACATTCTAAGCCTTATTAATTGGATAGCACGACTATACATTTTCGGTTCCACTGAATCATTAAGTTATTAATCAGCTTTGCTTCCAATCATTTCAGCTTGCAGAGTGAAGAGGAAGGCTCTCTCGAACCATGGGCACAGCTCGTAGTTTAAATAGTTTTGCGTGACATTGAAATAAAGCCTACGTCAAAAGTTATGACCAACATTTTACTTGggtttttaaaataaagaaaaggttATTTTATATTGATGTAGACAACATACACATGTATTTAGGTATAGCAATGTATACTCCAATTTATAAAAAATCAAACACTGGCACTCATTTCAGCAAACCTCTTTGACTTTAAACTTCAAGATTGTTGTTTTCTAGGTAAAGTGAGGTGTTTATCATAAAGAAACAATTTTTAAAGTTGATGACTAATGCCGCATTGCAACACTCACCAGTTTCAGCAGTTAAAAAATTAGAATTTATCAACAGTACTGTAGAAATgcaaatccataaaaaaaatgcaacagggcaaaataattttgtcaaataaaagcaaagtattacaagaaatgattttttttttttattgtaatgttgGCCCCACttaatattaggtgtctttaactactatgtacttaagaatATACTACAATGCACTTTTTATATACATAagtgttgcattgtaattacatttaatctcctgagacccgagcgtgactgtgTGCATTTTACCTTCCCCATTTTGTTTTGTAACTATTAGCCTCTAGGAAACatgctataaaataaaatgttatatatatatatatatatatatatatatatatatatattaggactgtcaatcgattaaaatgttgtATCAAATttattacatgatgtcccgattaattaatcgcaattaatcacatatacaatatttgctgagaaagcccctcatataacaataactcaatatataatgatgaaataattatacatagtaatcttaaaatattatatatatatatatatatatttgtttttagaacacatcttgagatgaCTTAgatcgaatttgcgctccatcaaatgttttgaaggcaagaacataacgcatgtctgTCTTGTGCTGTATGGTTATTTTCTTCGCTGTAAAACTGCACATTGCTACACAGCTGAAAtgtcaattactgccctctggagtaaacaggtggtactacaagctcgcatttctcaggaatctttcgtattacaatccgggggcattgcgattaattgcgtagcctacattttttttaacgcgtaattttgagtaaaattaatgcgttaaatcgacagccctaatatataaaaaatctttaccaattttttttctaaaaatagaTGGAATCATATTTGGACAGTGGGATTAAGTTGTCAAATTTTAAATACCAAGCAATTaaaagttttctgtttttttttttttaaattgttcattaggtttccaggagtgttggttattcatgttgagacgttacagacattacatcagaaattagaataaatcattctgattcaaagtaatggccagcaactTCTGCATGAAAAATTATGAATCTATGTAGCCTACTAATTACCGTTGTCTCATGTCTACCAAACATCTCATGTCGAGTGGCCCAAACGTCATCTGCTGTCTGAAACAGAGCCTTTTGACCCTAACAGATAAACTGTACCCTGCTCCTAAACGTAGCAGCAAAAGTTAATCTTgtgacaatttttcagagcaacaTGTTACACAATATAtaaattgtatgtatttaaatgttagtacatagtaacTAAAGACACCACATATAAAGTAGGTCTGTTTTTTTTCTTAGTTGGGGTGGAGTCAAAAACGATTATATTTTcggtttaatttttaaatgtatatagtcATGCGGACTCGCTTGCACATGTTGTATAAGACGAAGAACGCTGGTgaaagtgtttacatgcaacaacaTGCCATTGGGGTAATGGACAAAAATTGACACTTGCCAATTGGTTTATGCTTTAACAATTTATGGCCTTACcctgataaatgaaaacttttaCATGTTGTCATCCTTTTAAGCATAACTGTTTGAAGATCGGTCAAATAAACGCACTTTTGAAAGAAACAGACGTATGGACTctggccaaaaaacaaacaaaagactcTGGCTCTCCAAATATGAACCATTGATCAAGACATTCTAAAACATAAACACTATCAAATGTCAGAGTTAGAATATTGAACTCAAGTTTATTTGAAGCAAGTTTACTGGGCTTGACATGAATATCACTTttcctaattttgttttttattaaactcCATCAAGACAGCTACATAAAATCATGTCACTATTTCAAACTACTCAAACCAATGTGATACATGTACCAAAGAGCTGTAGTGACATTCAGATCTTATGTTTATGCAGCAACCATTCACATCACACTTACATTTTGTCAGAAAAAGTACATTCACACCACTGCTGATATTATTAGGACAAACTGTATAGGGAGTGACCAAAACTCTAACATTGTAGCATTCAAACCACTTTATATGAATTGTACGAAATTGTGTTTTGCCAATGCAGAGCACTGTGACAGTATATCAATTGATAAGAGAATATACATAAGAGAATTGTGAACATCCACAGGTAAAAGCAAAGCAATTCTCATGAAacgtacatttaatcatttatacaCAAGAACTTTTGCATACAAAGTGAAAATAGGTGCAACAGATTAAGCCACAGCATGCTTAAACTACAGGAGTGgtttttgttaaaaaacaaacaaaaaaaaaacaatgaaaagagGTAGTTGATTGGACGTTTTAAGTTTAGCGCTTCTAGTCTAGCTCAGATAATACATCCAACACAAAGCGACTGCAGCGGACCACTGCAGGTTCCCAGTCACTAAGCAAGAGCCACGTGTTTGAGTGCAACAAAGATTGTCGACCTGTTAAGTTAGAGGATGGTTATTTAGTTTGCGACCAAAATAACAGATGGCAGCATGGAGATGAAGGCTAGCTAGATATTTATGTCCATGTTGTGAGTGAACCTGCATAGATTATTTCTGTTAAAACCCTTCAGTGCCCATATAATAAGTGTTGTCAGAAATTAACAATGGGATGATACCTACTATTAAAAAGAATTTatacaaacaattaaaacaataacTAAAAATGTCTTATTTTGCATGTAATTGATCAAATCTAACCAAGGAGAGAAGCATTGGAAGGTATTGGGTTTTACAATGTCATTATGAGAGcaaatttacatgaaaaatacaaaataaataagacTTATCAAAATCATTTTCTGTCTTCCATCATCTATATTGTGCAAACATTTTGACATCACTCGGTGTAGCTGGAGAGCTGTTCACCCCATTCATCAATTCAACACTTCCTCTCTTGACGTTTTCATC
Encoded proteins:
- the myh7ba gene encoding myosin, heavy chain 7B, cardiac muscle, beta a isoform X1, giving the protein MEAFGNAKTLRNDNSSRFGKFIRIHFGPTGKLASADIDIYLLEKSRVIFQQPGERSYHIYYQIMSQKKPELLDMLLVSSNPYDYHFCSQGVTTVETMEDGQELMATDHAMDILGFTPEEKYGCYKIVGAIMHFGNMKFKQKQREEQAEADGTESADKASYLMGVSSADLIKGLLHPRVKVGNEYVVKGQNVEQVNYAVGALAKATYDRMFKWLVGRINRTLYTVLPRQFFIGVLDIAGFEIFDLNSFEQLCINFTNEKLQQFFNHHMFILEQEEYKREGIDWTFIDFGLDLQACIDLIEKPLGIMSILEEECMFPKATNTSFKAKLFDNHLGKSTNFQKPRPDKKRKYEAHFELVHYAGVVPYNIFGWLDKNKDPLNETVVTCFQKTSNKLLASLYENYVSSDSVSDTKTGAKEKRKKAASFQTVSQLHKENLNKLMTNLRSTQPHFVRCIIPNETKTPGIMDAFLVLHQLRCNGVLEGIRICRKGFPNRALYVEFKQRYRILNPHAVPDDKFVDGRKAAEKLLASLDIDHNQYRFGETKVFFKAGLLGQLEEMRDERLAKVLTLLQAASRGKLMRVELKKMTERKDALMIIQWNIRAFNFVKNWPWMKLFFKIKPLLKSAATEKELAAMKEEFLKLKEALEKSESKRKELEEKQVSLIQEKNDLSLQLQAEQDNLADAEDRCDLLIKTKIHLEARVKEITERLEDEEEMNATVLAKKHKLEDECAELKKDIDDLEITLAKVEKEKHATENKVKNLIEEMTALDETILKLTKEKKALQESHQQTLDDLQSEEDKVNTLTKAKAKLEQQVDDLEESLEQEKKLRMDLERVKRKLEGDLKLAMESLMDLENDKQQLEEKLKKKDFEMNQISSKIEDEQVLIIQLQKKIKELQARIEELEEELEAERSTRAKMEKQRGDVSKELEELCERLEEAGGATSSQIEMNKKREADFLKLRRNLEESMLHHEAMTAALRKKHADSVAELSEQIDSLQRVKQKLEKERSEAKMEADDLTSNLEQLAKSKANTEKMCRLYEDQMNESKAKAEELQRQLSDTNTLRARAQTESAELGRKLEEHETLVSQLQRTKNFLSQNIEELKKQLDEETKSKNALAHALQSSRHDCDLLREQYDEEQEAKSELQRALSKANAEVAQWRTKYETDAIQKTEELEEAKKKLAVRLQEAEDQVEASNAKCSSLEKTKHRLQSEIEDLVVDLERSNAAAAALDKKQRQFDKILAEWRQKYEECQSELESSQKESRNLSTELFKLKNSYEEALDHLESIKRENKNLQEEISDLTDQISQGGKTIHELEKIKKGLDLEKSEIKAALEEAEGTLEHEESKTLRIQLELNQIKADIDRKQAEKDEEIDNLRRNHQRAIESMQASLDAEAKSRNEAIRVKKKMEGDLNEMEVQLNHANRLATESQKMVRNLQTQIKDLQIELDETVHQNEDLKEQAAVTERRNNLMTAEVEELRSQLEQNDRVRKLAEFELLETTERVNLLHSQNTSLLNQKKKLESDLSMLSSEADDAMQESRNAEEKAKKAITDAAMMAEELKKEQDTSAHLERMKKNMEQTIKDLQMRLDEAEQIALKGGKKQIQKLESKVRDLENELDSEQKKSNEFQKGVRKYERRIKELTYQTEEDRKNMARLQELIDKLQAKVKTYKRQAEEAEEQANTNLTKYKKIQHELDDAEERADIAESQVNKLRTRTRDPGNKASPKACSTF